A segment of the Syntrophales bacterium genome:
TAACAACAGAGATGGGAATTATATGCCGGATTAGCGTGGTATTTACTATAATATTGCTCATGTTAATTCCGAATAGAACCAATCCGGTATTCTCTATCATCACTGCCGCAATATTTATCAAAACAGAGAAAAGAATGGCAATAACTCCAAGAGGTATAACAGCCACGGCTATCAGTATTGATTTGAAGAAAAAGCGACCTTTTTTCTTTACGCGGAAGATAATAGTAAAGGCGACATCCAGAGAAGAGAATATCATTGTGGAAATCCATAAGAGAGACGCAAATCCGACCCACCCCAGTACCCCGCCGGTTTCTGACAGGTTTTTTATTCCCAATAGCAGCCTGTCTTCCATGTAGGGATTAATCTGTCTTACAAATTCAACAACGGCGGTATATGCACTTTCGGAAGAGCCGAGAATGAGTCCACTGGCAAAAAGAATGAAAAAAATAATTGGAATGACTGACAGAATGGAATAAAACGCTATGGCAGCCGACAGGTTAAGGCAATTATCGCTAAAAAATGCTCGAAACGCTTCAAACAGAACATCTCGTGAGAGCTTGCCGTAATATTTTAGAGAATTTCCGATATCTCTTGACATTTTGTACCTACCTTCAAAAAATCAATCGTAGTTACTGATCGAATCGGGCGTATTCTCGGTTGAACGGAGGCAATTTCACCATACCAGGAAAATTTGCAGTTTATCATGTGTTGACAATCTCGTAAAAAGTCTTTTTCTGTCACCCTGAATTTATTTCAGGGTCTCTAACTTGCTGAAATAATTAGATGCTGAAACAAGTGAGATCCTGAAACAAGTTCAGGACGACAAATGATGCAGTTTATGACTTCTTACGAGTGCATCATGCGTTGCATTTCCGGAATATTCCCTATTCCTCTCCAACGTGGGCAAACCTTATCATCTCGCTGTCGAGGACGGCAACATAGGTCGGAAGTTTGTCAAAGGTCTGTGGTTTGTAATGTCGCATAAGTTCACCGATCATGTCGAAGGAGAATCCGTCCCAATCTAAAACATACTCTATTACACGCTCAAAATTATCGGGAAATATCTTCGCCATCTTCCGGAAAGGTATGTCGGATATGGAATCCGACTCCAGATAATCCATGATAATATCTTTCATTTTCCTCTTTCTCAGGAAACTGCCTATATACCTGTCGGGATTACTAAATATATCGACAAACAGATCGTATCCCTCCAGAAAACTGATTCCTTCAGCGGGATCAAATAGCATTCCCACACCAGATTGTTTCAGCAATGTTTCAGGAAAATTCACTTGGGGGAGGTTATATGTTTTTCCCTCTTCCCTTTCATACTTTTCAGCCTTTGAGAGACCTGTTTCGGGGTCCCTTTTTTGAAACACATCATACCTTAAAAAATCCTGATATTTTTGAGCTATTTCCTTACCGGTGCCACTCAATTCATCAGTTCCGAAGTAGTCGATAAAATTATTGTAATTCTTTTGGAGCATATCCCTGCTTGCCTTAAGCTTTTCTTCATTGTCCTTAAATGCCTTTCGGGGATGTAGAATCTGAGTTTCAAGGGCAATCCTGTAAATATAACCCCTCTCTTTATCACTTCCGTCGCACGGAATCTTGGTGACAATTCCGGAAAAGGTATGAAAATCTCCAATCGGGGCAACCCTGGCGTTTATGAAATCGCCGATCTCAAACGAAGAGGCCTCCGCCATCGAAACGGTAGGATAAACTACATATTCTCGTTCGTTGATGAGGTTTTTCATGTGATATCCGTGTGGTCGTTTTCCCTTTACCTCGAAAATTCCGTCAATTACGTCCCGCCATCCGAGTATCATCTCACGTACATCCCTGCTCATAAGATCGCCATGAGTCGCTACGAACCTGTCGGAAAAGGTATCTTCAAACTCCGATTTCCATTCCAGGATATACCAGTCCAGAAATGAAACCAATTCCTCTGTTTCCATATCTCCCGGGTTTTTTGCTTCTTTAAAGTATTCCAAATTTGCCTTATTAAAGTTTTCTTTGAACTCAGGACTCATGGCAAATTCGATCAACGCGCCCTTGATATCCCCTATACGCTCCAACTGTTCCCTTGAAGGACCACCTTCCCCTATCTCGAAAAGGTCTTTCAGTATCTTCAAATCGATCAATAGTTCATCGAATAAAAAATCGTCATCTTCATCAAACATAAAAAGAGGTTTTCCAGCATCTCCGAACAGATCAAGATTAATCTCATCGGCATCGAGGGGATCCAGTATACGCATCCACACATTGTAATCCCCGGGAAGTTTGATGCCCCATTTTTTCGCCCACGCAATACCCCCATGTATGATCGAAGATGCGAATGGCAGGTCGCATGACTCTAACGGGAAATCCTCTTCGGCGCTTTGTGACTCAAACGAATTAATCTCGTTCAAGGTAAACCCGTAATCCCCACCGATCTCTTTGAGACCAACTCCGAGCAGATCAACAAGGAAATTCACCATCACAAGCCCAGTTGGAGTTTTTCTGACGATGAATATAGTCGCGATTTTCATGTCCTGCCAGTTCTCGTTAATCAGGCAGGAGTGAAGTGGGTGATGATACCTCAACGCCTCCGCGAGGAGAGGGTCGCGGCGCAAGATGGCGGGCATTGCTGCCTTTTTTGCCCTCTGGTTTTTCAGTTTCTGCTTCTTTTTCTTTGTTCGTTTTTCATCTTTACTTTGTTTTGCCACTTGTTACTACCCTTTCACATTGAGGTCCTAATCATAACTGCCCGTCCTGTTGACTCAAGCCAAGCTCTCTACCAAGAATTCTGGTGACAAATTGTTCACCATAAACCTTACCCGTGACCATTTTGCGGACGCGCTCAAGGGTTTCAGGGGTGCACCCCGCATTTTCAGCGGCTTTCATGGCGTGGCTGTAAGCCGCCCGAACATCCATGCCGGTGATGTCGTAGCCATATCCTTCAATCAACCACCGAAGCGCTGCCACGCCTGCCTCGACTGCAAATCGTGGCTCTGTTGTCTCCATGTCCCGCGCAGCCCGGGTTAGCGTTCTGGGATCACAGGGCGTTCGGTTGGCCAATTCGATTGCCTCATCATAGAGTCCAGCAGACTTGGCCGCGGCAAACCACTTGCCCTCATCGCCCGGAGTGCTTGCAACAAGATCACGAAGGACATCGCTCACATCCTTATGTGGATATTTCCTGGTGATAACGCGAAACGTCGCCAGATAGGTCGTCTTCTGATTGGCCTCGATGGCGTATCGGGTGTAGGCTTCTTCAGACAGACCACTTGACAGCAGGATTTCTTCGCAGGCCTGCGCTATGGCGACGGGGCTGTCGTTAAGCCCGCGGGAATCCTCGGCATACCTGAGAGCATCGGCTTTCTTGCCAATGGCGAACAGAGCCCTCACGCCCCACTCTCGCTCATGCCAGAATTTGTGAGGCGCGAGCTCCAGCAGTTCCAGGATTTCGTCATACCTTCCGGCCTTGAACAATGCGCTTAGACAGGCACTTGTGCCATTGAAATAGCCGTGAAACTCTGGATTTGGACTCCAGGCCATTCGCACTATGTCGATAAATTCGTCCGCCCATTGCGAGGCACGTTCGGGGGTCACGCAAAGTTCTCCCCAATAGTCGGGAATCAACTCTATGTAGGGCATTTGATCTTCCTCTACTGCCTGCCAAAGACGTTCCATCCACTTGTCGCGCAAAAGATCATCGGCTGGAGCTTTGGCAATGATGGGTACAAGGGTTTCTATGG
Coding sequences within it:
- a CDS encoding YihY/virulence factor BrkB family protein, with translation MSRDIGNSLKYYGKLSRDVLFEAFRAFFSDNCLNLSAAIAFYSILSVIPIIFFILFASGLILGSSESAYTAVVEFVRQINPYMEDRLLLGIKNLSETGGVLGWVGFASLLWISTMIFSSLDVAFTIIFRVKKKGRFFFKSILIAVAVIPLGVIAILFSVLINIAAVMIENTGLVLFGINMSNIIVNTTLIRHIIPISVVIVFFTLIFKFIPNKKIHFSHALMGGIICSVLLEIAKYLFSLYLSSGGNPANFVYGPLNALIYIVLWVFYLASIILFAAEIISVFERKTSNT